From Verrucomicrobiia bacterium, the proteins below share one genomic window:
- the cyoA gene encoding ubiquinol oxidase subunit II, translating into MFKGLKAVLLLVSIAALALLFTRLVSGSSIPVLQPKGIIGQQQMELMKTAVFLMLLVVIPVFILTFAIAWRYRADNTKATYTPNWDHNHLAEFTWWAIPCVIILALAVITWKSSHDLDPFKPLESSAKPLTVQVVALPWKWLFIYPEQNIATVNHLTFPEDVPLHFEITADAPMNSFWIPQLGGQIYAMTGMVTELNLMAAEKGTFAGSSANLSGEGFADMKFTATATSQADFDQWVTSTQQSQTALSMTEYTKLAVPSKDNPPTSYSFPTTNLHHNVVMKYMAPDTKMLGADHATMQHGHQ; encoded by the coding sequence ATGTTCAAAGGACTTAAAGCCGTACTCCTCCTTGTAAGCATTGCTGCCTTAGCCCTACTTTTCACCCGATTAGTATCTGGCAGCAGTATTCCTGTACTGCAACCCAAGGGCATCATTGGACAGCAGCAGATGGAGCTTATGAAAACTGCCGTTTTCCTTATGCTCCTTGTGGTGATCCCTGTTTTCATCCTTACGTTTGCCATTGCCTGGCGGTACAGGGCGGACAATACAAAGGCCACCTACACCCCAAACTGGGACCATAACCACCTGGCAGAATTCACCTGGTGGGCAATCCCCTGTGTCATCATTCTGGCGCTTGCGGTTATCACCTGGAAAAGCTCTCACGACTTGGACCCGTTCAAGCCCCTGGAGTCATCCGCCAAGCCCCTCACCGTCCAAGTGGTTGCACTCCCCTGGAAATGGCTCTTCATTTACCCGGAACAAAACATCGCCACGGTAAACCACCTCACCTTTCCAGAGGATGTCCCGCTTCATTTTGAAATCACTGCAGACGCCCCCATGAATTCTTTTTGGATTCCCCAACTTGGCGGGCAAATCTACGCGATGACAGGCATGGTAACCGAGCTTAACCTGATGGCAGCGGAAAAAGGGACGTTTGCAGGATCATCTGCCAACCTAAGTGGGGAAGGGTTTGCAGACATGAAGTTCACGGCAACCGCCACGTCCCAGGCAGACTTTGACCAATGGGTGACATCCACCCAACAATCACAGACGGCTCTCAGTATGACTGAGTACACGAAACTGGCAGTGCCAAGCAAAGACAACCCGCCCACTTCGTATTCTTTCCCCACCACCAACCTGCATCACAATGTAGTCATGAAATACATGGCTCCTGACACAAAAATGTTGGGCGCAGATCATGCTACTATGCAACATGGTCACCAATAG